A stretch of Bacteroidota bacterium DNA encodes these proteins:
- a CDS encoding response regulator transcription factor, with the protein MDTNKASLSRIRVVVVDDHPAIREAIADIITDKMGIELVGQASTADEAFQLVEKLQPDVAVIDISLEDAHGLDLVQNIKAQYANVQVVVFSMYDESVYAERAIRAGASGYLMKSEPTQSVVEAIRSVMQGEVYLSRRMASRMLSKIATGRSSSPGFAIDQLTDREMAVFQMLGEGYSVQEITQRLNLSRKTVETYRRRVKEKLDFDTVAELLQYAVQWRYGQGDIPGSPA; encoded by the coding sequence ATGGATACTAATAAGGCTTCATTAAGTCGAATCCGCGTGGTAGTAGTAGATGATCACCCAGCAATTCGTGAAGCTATTGCGGATATTATCACAGATAAAATGGGCATTGAACTGGTGGGCCAGGCCAGTACTGCTGACGAAGCATTTCAACTGGTTGAAAAACTCCAGCCTGACGTTGCTGTAATCGACATTTCTCTTGAAGATGCGCACGGGTTGGACCTGGTACAGAATATCAAGGCACAGTATGCGAATGTGCAGGTGGTTGTATTTTCGATGTACGACGAGAGCGTGTACGCAGAACGTGCTATTCGCGCCGGCGCATCGGGCTACCTGATGAAGAGCGAGCCTACGCAGAGCGTTGTCGAAGCGATTCGCAGCGTGATGCAAGGTGAAGTATACCTGAGCCGCCGCATGGCCTCGCGCATGCTCAGCAAAATTGCCACCGGCCGGTCTTCTAGCCCGGGCTTTGCTATCGATCAGTTGACCGATCGCGAAATGGCAGTATTTCAAATGTTGGGCGAAGGGTATAGCGTCCAGGAAATTACGCAGCGCCTGAACCTCAGCCGTAAAACGGTTGAAACGTATCGTCGCCGCGTTAAAGAGAAGCTGGACTTTGATACGGTAGCTGAATTGCTACAGTACGCTGTACAGTGGCGCTACGGACAGGGAGATATCCCTGGAAGCCCTGCGTAA